In the Oncorhynchus nerka isolate Pitt River linkage group LG2, Oner_Uvic_2.0, whole genome shotgun sequence genome, one interval contains:
- the LOC115144654 gene encoding carboxypeptidase B2-like has product MCVCFRVLLDNTEELIEMQTRNESSDPRSSISYYDRYHSLEDIYYWINKTAQEHPDMIKVILIGSSYEKRPLYVLKLSGRQERAEKRAMWIDCGIHAREWISPAFCLWFVQYSLNFYHLNNDITEMLNSMDIYVLPVMNPDGYKYTWTMSDLAPGGSDDWAYNLGIHYSFTFELEDRGRYGFLLPPSFISKACNEALLALKSIALRKHNPNPNPFMPLRSWLCKPEQFHV; this is encoded by the exons ATGTGTGTTTGTTTCAGAGTGCTACTGGACAACACAGAGGAACTGATCGAGATGCAGACCAGGAATGAATCGTCAGACCCTCGAAGCAGCATATCTTATTATGATCGGTACCATTCTCTGGAGGAT ATATACTATTGGATCAACAAGACTGCCCAGGAACACCCAGACATGATCAAAGTCATCCTGATTGGCTCATCGTATGAAAAACGCCCACTTTACGTTCTCAAG TTGTCTGGACGTCAAGAGAGAGCTGAAAAGAGAGCTATGTGGATTGACTGTGGCATTCACGCTAGAGAGTGGATCTCCCCAGCTTTCTGCCTGTGGTTTGTGCAATAT TCCTTGAATTTCTATCATCTAAACAATGACATCACCGAGATGCTGAACAGTATGGACATCTATGTGCTGCCTGTCATGAACCCGGATGGATACAAGTACACATGGACAATG TCGG ACTTAGCCCCTGGAGGTTCTGACGACTGGGCCTACAACCTGGGCATCCACTACTCCTTCACCTTTGAGCTGGAGGACCGTGGTCGATATGGTTTTCTCCTACCGCCATCATTCATTTCCAAGGCCTGCAATGAAGCCCTCCTCGCTCTTAAGAGTATCGCTCTCAGAAaacacaaccccaaccctaacccttttatgCCCCTGAGAAGTTGGCTGTGTAAACCCGAGCAGTTTCACGTCTGA